A region of the Akkermansia muciniphila genome:
CGTCCGGATGGATGCCCAGCGCGCAAAAGACCACGCCCGGGAACTGGCGCGCCCACGCCGCGTTCGCCTCCCAGTCATCCGGGCGGGCTCCCAGCGTAATCATGCGGTCAATGCCTTCCCGGAGGGCATGCTCCACATAGGCTTCCCGGCGGGACTGGTCAAATTGCGCGGAAGCCAGATGGCAGTGCGTGTCAATAATCATGGCGTAAAAACCCTGGCAGGGCAGGGGGAGTCTGTGGATATTTCCCGGTTTTGAAAAGCGCAAACGCAGGGCATGCCTGATTTTTCCTTGCCACGCGGAAGTGAAACGCACAAACTGCCGCGCATGAATTGTACGGCTTTGTGCATGTGCGCCGGCCTGTTGTCGGTGGCTTCCCTTCAGGCAGGAACCCAGCAGATAGAAGCGCCGCAGGAAGGCCCTGTCATCAGTTTCCATCTGGAAAACGACATGTTCGTGGGGGATGACGATAATTATACCAACGGCGTCCGCTTTGCCTGGATGTCCGGCACCACATCCCGGAGCCACTCCTTTTCCGGCATGCTGGGAACGGTGCTGGGGGGCACGAACGCTTCCGCTTCCTGGCGGCGGTTCATGGGCATGAACGGTTCCCCCAACCTGCGCCAGCAGTGGGGACTGGACCTGACCCAGCTCATGTACACCCCGGAGCAGAAGGCTACCTACCCCATTTATAACCAGCATCCCTACGTGGGCAACCTGACGCTGGGCCTCACCTCCCTGGTCAAGAATGAAGACAGGGCCAATTCCCTGGAGCTGCAATTGGGCACCACGGGCACGAATTCCCTGGCGAAAGGCTCCCAGCATTTTATTCATAAGCTGTGGGGCATGGAACAATGGCCCGGCTGGTCCAACCAGCTCCCTGGAGAGATGACGGCCAATCTGTTTTTCAAGCGCTACTACCGCCTGCGCGGACTGGAAAAGCGCTACAGTTCCGGCTTTGAAACGGACGCCCTGGCGTACTGGCACGCGGACGCCGGCACGGTAAAGGTGCAGGCGGGCGGCGGCATGTCCTTCCGCTTCGGCTACAATCTGGGCAATACGTCCCCTGAAAACAGCATCCGCGGGGCTACCAGCGCCGCGCCGCCCTTCGTTTACAACAGGACGAACGTCGCCAACTGGGGGTATTACGGCTATCTTCACGCCGCCGTGCGCGCCGTGGCCCATGACCTGTACCTGGACGGCACGGTGTTCCGCTCCTCTCCGGAGTACGTGAACAAGTATCCCGTGGTGGGGGAATGGGGCTACGGCTTCGGCCTCCGGTACAAGCGCACGGAACTGCTGTTCGGCCTGCACTACATTACCAAGGAGTACACGCAGCAGGAATCCATGCAGTGCGTGGGCGTCCTCCAGTTAAAGCATACTTTTTAACGGCTGCGTTTTCCGCAGGTCGGGCATAAACGCAACGGCAGCTTGCAAAGGGCAAGTTTGCTGTTAGAATTAGAATTGCGGATTCGTATGTAACAGGACAATCCGTTTTTGCATACCAACGTTGACACATATTGACTTCATGAGAACAACCAGATCCTGGCTTTTATCCTGTACCGCGCTGGCGGTAGGCTCCGCCATGTGCGGCCTCGGAGCCCCGGGCGATTCCGCCCCCGCGCCCGCCCCTACCGGGCTGGAATGGGAGCAGGAACAGAACCTGCATTTGAACAAGGAGGCCCCCACGGCCTTTTTTGCGTCTTTCAGCGATTTGCAGTCCGCCCTGAAAGTGCTGCCTGAAAACAGCAAGTGGCGCAAGTCCCTGAACGGACAGTGGAAGTTCCACTGGGCCAAGGATCCCCAGAGCCGCCCGGCCGATTTTTACAAGCCGGATTACGACGTGAAGGACTGGAAGGAAATCAAGGTGCCCTCCTCCTGGCAGACGCAGGGCTACGGCACCCCCATTTATTCCAACCAGCCGTACCCCTTTGAACGCTCCTGGCCCTATGTGATGAAGGAGCCTTCCAACAAGAATTACACGTCCTACAAGGAACGGAACCCCGTAGGCTCCTACCGCCGCACCTTTGAAGTGCCCGCGGACTGGGACGGCAGGGAAGTGTACATGCAGTTTGACGGCGTGGATTCCTTCTTCTACCTCTGGATCAACGGGCAGTACGTGGGCTTTTCCAAGGATTCCCGCAATCCGGCCCGCTTTGACATCAGCCCCTACCTCAAGAAGGGGGAGAACGTGGTGGCCGCGGAGGTGTACCGCCATTCCGACGGCGCGTACCTGGAATGCCAGGATATGTTCCGCCTGTCAGGCATTTTCCGCAACGTCTCCATTTTTGCGGTGCCGAAGGTCCACATCCGCGACTTTTTCGCGCA
Encoded here:
- a CDS encoding lipid A deacylase LpxR family protein, with protein sequence MNCTALCMCAGLLSVASLQAGTQQIEAPQEGPVISFHLENDMFVGDDDNYTNGVRFAWMSGTTSRSHSFSGMLGTVLGGTNASASWRRFMGMNGSPNLRQQWGLDLTQLMYTPEQKATYPIYNQHPYVGNLTLGLTSLVKNEDRANSLELQLGTTGTNSLAKGSQHFIHKLWGMEQWPGWSNQLPGEMTANLFFKRYYRLRGLEKRYSSGFETDALAYWHADAGTVKVQAGGGMSFRFGYNLGNTSPENSIRGATSAAPPFVYNRTNVANWGYYGYLHAAVRAVAHDLYLDGTVFRSSPEYVNKYPVVGEWGYGFGLRYKRTELLFGLHYITKEYTQQESMQCVGVLQLKHTF